In a single window of the Gossypium hirsutum isolate 1008001.06 chromosome A13, Gossypium_hirsutum_v2.1, whole genome shotgun sequence genome:
- the LOC121212401 gene encoding pEARLI1-like lipid transfer protein 2 produces MASFNCFTLAFFMALSFSSINVGLAARHLLQLPNLPQPTIPTLPTTQPSLPFPSMPFPTTLPTLPITIPPLRNMPSIPAMIPSIPFFSPPPSKTSP; encoded by the coding sequence ATGGCCTCTTTTAATTGCTTTACACTAGCTTTCTTCATGGCATTGTCATTTTCAAGCATCAACGTTGGCCTAGCGGCTCGTCACCTTCTTCAGCTGCCCAATCTGCCACAGCCAACGATCCCCACATTGCCCACAACGCAACCATCTTTGCCATTTCCTAGCATGCCGTTTCCCACTACCCTTCCAACTTTGCCTATTACAATACCGCCATTGCGGAACATGCCTTCAATTCCAGCTATGATCCCATCTATCCCATTCTTCTCTCCACCACCTTCTAAAACTAGCCCTTGA